Proteins encoded by one window of Glycine soja cultivar W05 chromosome 15, ASM419377v2, whole genome shotgun sequence:
- the LOC114386985 gene encoding uncharacterized protein LOC114386985, with product MTKRELETLMGKVRGLSLLSLGGCFDGCYDHTQAYGLGTRIWNFSDRPVELQIRVGSILKKVHTLKPGSCKRLRSKRIYKAYMPGKNGNDGVGLKSLLYYYDETCHPYVWIHDIGGDSMRMVKQQYISLEDLRDSSEIRIFRDQQRGCISVLKRTRLDLC from the coding sequence ATGACTAAGAGGGAGTTGGAAACTCTCATGGGGAAAGTGAGAGGTTTGAGCCTTCTATCTCTTGGTGGTTGCTTCGATGGTTGCTATGACCACACTCAAGCCTATGGATTAGGTACAAGGATCTGGAACTTCAGTGATCGACCAGTGGAGCTGCAGATAAGGGTGGGATCAATACTGAAGAAGGTTCACACTTTGAAGCCAGGTTCATGTAAGAGGCTGAGAAGTAAACGCATATACAAGGCATATATGCCTGGTAAGAATGGAAATGATGGTGTGGGATTGAAGAGCTTGCTTTATTACTATGATGAAACTTGTCACCCTTATGTTTGGATTCATGACATAGGGGGTGATTCCATGAGGATGGTTAAACAGCAGTATATTAGCCTTGAGGATTTGAGGGATTCTTCTGAGATCAGGATCTTTAGGGATCAGCAGAGAGGTTGCATTTCAGTTCTCAAGAGAACTAGACTAGATTTATGCTGA